A region from the Hippoglossus hippoglossus isolate fHipHip1 chromosome 16, fHipHip1.pri, whole genome shotgun sequence genome encodes:
- the LOC117776735 gene encoding C-C chemokine receptor type 5 — MSDTEILHIGTTATPTYDYYYNENNTPKSCDDVDLKEFGSVFLPTLYSLVFIVGFLGNGLVVCVVVKHRNSTTLTDICLFNLALSDLVFLLTLPFYAHYSKVSHWPFGDFMCRFISTCHHAGFFSSVFFMVAMTLDRYVVIMHTHRVAGYRTLRAGVVLSTSIWLLSLCVSLPAFIFTNVTHQFNNSICADDKENSTWEVYNIFATNILGLVIPLLVMVVCYSRIIPTLVNMKSARRHRAVKLIISLVAVFFLFWVPFNICNFLLFLQSTGILPDECNFDTNLKLSVIVTETFAYTHCCLNPIIYAFVGQKFMKRALQLLGKWVPGIRSCSSRDLSVSTFRKSSVTSRSSDVTHTIVI; from the exons ATGTCAG ATACTGAAATACTGCATATTGGAACCACTGCCACCCCAAcatatgattattattacaaCGAAAACAACACCCCGAAGTCTTGCGACGATGTGGACTTGAAGGAATTTGGGAGTGTGTTTCTACCCACGCTGtacagtttggttttcattgtgGGATTTctag GTAATGGTTTAGTGGTGTGTGTCGTGGTGAAACACCGCAACAGTACCACCTTGACAGACATCTGCCTTTTCAACCTGGCTCTCTCCGACCTCGTCTTCCTGCTCACACTGCCTTTCTACGCTCACTACTCCAAGGTCAGCCACTGGCCTTTCGGGGACTTCATGTGCCGTTTCATCTCAACCTGCCACCACGCAGGCTTCTTCAGCAGTGTCTTCTTCATGGTTGCCATGACGCTGGACCGCTACGTGGTCATCATGCACACTCACAGGGTGGCAGGTTATCGCACGCTGAGGGCAGGCGTTGTTCTCAGCACGTCCATCTGGCTGCTGAGCCTGTGCGTCTCTCTTCCAGCCTTTATCTTCACAAACGTTACACATCAGTTTAACAACTCAATTTGTGCCGATGACAAGGAAAACAGTACCTGGGAGGTTTACAACATCTTTGCGACAAATATACTGGGTCTCGTGATTCCCTTGCTGGTGATGGTAGTTTGCTACTCCAGGATAATCCCTACACTGGTAAACATGAAGAGTGCGAGGAGGCACCGTGCCGTGAAGCTGATCATCTCTTTAGTGGCTGTCTTTTTCTTATTCTGGGTCCCATTTAACATTTGCAATTTCTTGCTCTTTCTGCAGTCGACAGGCATATTGCCGGACGAATGCAACTTTGACACAAATTTAAAGCTATCAGTTATAGTGACCGAGACCTTTGCTTACACTCACTGCTGCCTGAATCCCATCATATACGCCTTTGTTGGACAGAAATTTATGAAACGAGCCTTGCAGCTGCTGGGGAAGTGGGTTCCTGGGATTCGTTCTTGCTCCAGCAGAGATTTGTCAGTTAGTACTTTCAGGAAAAGCTCTGTCACGTCCAGGTCCTCTGATGTCACCCACACTATTGTCATTTAG